A single region of the Salicibibacter cibi genome encodes:
- a CDS encoding cytochrome b5 domain-containing protein translates to MNKLLMILGSSVMLLAACGGEEATDEGDETEEDQEFTLEELGEYDGQDGNDAYVAVDGVVYDVTDVAEWDGGEHAPAGGLEAGEDHTEEIEEAPHGTDVLEDLPTVGTLEE, encoded by the coding sequence GTGAATAAATTATTAATGATTCTTGGCAGCTCAGTCATGCTACTTGCTGCTTGTGGCGGAGAAGAAGCAACGGATGAAGGAGATGAAACTGAAGAAGATCAAGAATTTACATTGGAAGAACTCGGAGAATATGATGGGCAAGATGGAAACGATGCTTATGTAGCGGTTGATGGAGTCGTTTACGACGTTACAGATGTTGCAGAATGGGACGGTGGAGAACACGCCCCCGCTGGTGGATTAGAGGCTGGTGAGGACCACACAGAAGAAATTGAAGAAGCTCCACATGGGACTGATGTATTAGAAGACTTACCAACTGTCGGTACACTTGAAGAATAA
- a CDS encoding retropepsin-like aspartic protease, which yields MKINIQYGLPFVELEVTFRGKTLRLDNVLLDTGSAGTIFNANVVENIGVVPEKNDIVDTIRGVGGVEYVYVKNFNLIQLEEISQRDFEVEIGNMDYGMKMDGILGFDFISSAKLVVDTNKMLVYTSK from the coding sequence ATGAAAATTAACATTCAGTATGGACTTCCATTTGTCGAACTTGAAGTAACATTTCGTGGAAAGACATTGAGATTAGATAACGTATTATTGGACACTGGATCCGCAGGAACAATTTTCAATGCAAATGTTGTAGAAAATATAGGCGTTGTACCTGAAAAAAATGATATTGTTGATACAATTAGAGGCGTTGGCGGTGTAGAATACGTTTACGTAAAGAATTTTAATTTGATACAGCTCGAGGAAATTAGCCAAAGAGACTTCGAAGTTGAAATTGGAAATATGGATTATGGGATGAAAATGGATGGTATCTTAGGATTTGATTTTATCAGTTCGGCAAAGCTTGTTGTTGATACGAATAAAATGCTAGTTTATACGTCGAAATAA